A region from the uncultured Draconibacterium sp. genome encodes:
- a CDS encoding pectinesterase family protein, producing the protein MSKLGLLLLIVFSVFQAESQSGINYKIVVAQDGTGDFSSIQDAIDATKAFPPKRITIFIKNGTYREKICVPSWNDKLSLIGEDEDKTIIIWNDYFNKINRGRNSTFFTYTLKVEADDFYAENLTIENAAGPVGQAVALHVEGNRCRFKNCKIIGNQDTVYLAGEHSKQLFENCTIAGTTDFIFGSATVVFNHCSIVSRGNSYITAASTTKGKAFGFVFLNCKLLAEEGVSKVYLGRPWRPNAKTVFISCELGNHILPEGWEEWSNKPDLNTTFYAEYGNKGPGANTNMRIKWSQTLTNNQRKKYTINNILGEWANTK; encoded by the coding sequence ATGAGTAAATTAGGCTTACTACTCCTGATTGTGTTTTCAGTCTTTCAGGCTGAATCACAGTCAGGAATTAATTACAAGATAGTAGTGGCACAAGATGGTACCGGAGATTTCTCCAGTATTCAGGATGCCATTGACGCCACCAAAGCTTTTCCGCCTAAACGGATTACCATATTTATAAAAAACGGTACCTATCGCGAAAAAATATGTGTTCCATCGTGGAACGACAAACTCTCCTTAATTGGTGAAGATGAGGACAAAACTATAATTATTTGGAACGACTATTTCAATAAAATAAACCGTGGGCGAAACAGCACTTTTTTTACCTATACCTTAAAAGTGGAAGCCGACGATTTTTATGCCGAGAACTTAACGATAGAGAACGCGGCAGGACCCGTTGGACAGGCAGTTGCATTGCATGTTGAAGGCAATAGGTGCCGTTTCAAAAACTGCAAAATAATTGGTAACCAAGATACCGTTTACCTTGCCGGTGAGCACAGCAAACAGCTATTTGAGAATTGCACCATTGCCGGTACTACCGATTTCATTTTTGGCTCGGCAACCGTTGTTTTTAACCATTGTAGCATTGTAAGCAGAGGAAACTCTTACATAACCGCCGCCAGCACAACAAAAGGTAAAGCATTTGGCTTTGTATTTCTAAACTGTAAATTACTTGCTGAAGAGGGAGTGTCAAAAGTTTATTTAGGCAGACCATGGCGCCCCAATGCCAAAACCGTTTTTATTAGCTGCGAACTCGGAAACCATATTCTGCCGGAAGGCTGGGAAGAATGGAGCAATAAACCCGATTTGAATACAACCTTTTATGCAGAATATGGCAATAAGGGGCCCGGAGCAAACACCAATATGCGCATAAAGTGGTCCCAGACTTTAACCAACAATCAAAGAAAAAAATACACCATTAACAATATACTTGGCGAATGGGCCAATACAAAATAA
- a CDS encoding glycoside hydrolase family 28 protein — protein sequence MILQKITNLLLALAVLTVGCTESGNKQTTSNSIYDGIEFEMPQIEEPVIPDYTVSITDFGAVSGGIEMNSDAFEAAISAVSEKGGGKVIIPPGIWLTGPIRLKSNLELHAQQGALILFSTNKDLYPVIETNFEGLDTYRCLSPIYGKNLENIAFTGKGVWDGNGDAWRYVKKSKLTESQWNKLVESGGIVNDRGDGWYPSEQFKKGAEGSGDQNVRDDLKTIEDFETIRDYLRPVFVSIQNCKRVLFDGPVFQNSPAWNIHPLWTEHLIVRNLTVRNPWYSQNGDGIDIESCKNVLVQNCSFDVGDDAICIKSGKNEDGRRHGIPCENLIIKDNIVYHGHGGVTVGSEMSGGVRNMHVSNCTFMGTDVGLRFKSTRGRGGVVENIFISNVYMTNIPTNAISFNLYYGGRSISEMMAEGGMEKSTDLLPVTEETPQFKNIKISNITVNGANQAVFLQGLPEMNLENIELSNLVLDATNGFTIIDAKQVKISDVKLKTKKTGAMEIFNCKNVTIAGLDYNYKTSEAIQINGQVCENISLENTAPSVQEYTSIDPEVKEGTVKF from the coding sequence ATGATACTACAGAAAATCACCAACCTGTTACTTGCACTAGCTGTTTTAACAGTAGGCTGCACCGAATCGGGCAACAAACAAACTACGTCCAACAGCATTTATGATGGTATTGAATTTGAAATGCCTCAAATTGAAGAACCAGTTATTCCCGACTACACCGTATCAATTACTGATTTTGGTGCTGTTAGCGGAGGAATTGAAATGAATAGCGATGCCTTTGAAGCCGCCATAAGCGCAGTATCTGAAAAGGGTGGAGGTAAAGTAATTATTCCTCCGGGGATATGGTTAACCGGGCCAATACGATTAAAAAGCAACCTTGAGCTTCATGCACAACAAGGCGCTTTAATTCTTTTTTCTACCAATAAAGACCTTTATCCGGTAATTGAGACCAATTTTGAAGGCCTGGATACTTATCGCTGCCTCTCGCCTATCTATGGTAAAAACCTTGAAAATATTGCTTTTACAGGAAAAGGTGTTTGGGATGGCAATGGCGATGCCTGGCGCTACGTAAAAAAATCGAAATTAACTGAAAGTCAATGGAACAAACTGGTTGAATCAGGTGGTATTGTAAACGACAGAGGCGATGGTTGGTATCCGTCGGAACAATTTAAAAAAGGAGCAGAAGGCAGTGGCGATCAAAATGTTCGCGACGATTTGAAAACAATAGAAGACTTCGAAACCATTCGTGATTACCTGCGTCCTGTTTTTGTAAGTATCCAAAATTGTAAGCGGGTACTATTCGATGGGCCTGTTTTTCAAAATTCGCCTGCATGGAACATCCATCCGCTGTGGACAGAACATTTGATTGTTCGCAATTTAACTGTGCGTAATCCATGGTACTCACAAAATGGCGATGGTATTGATATTGAATCGTGTAAAAACGTCTTGGTACAAAACTGTAGTTTTGATGTTGGTGATGATGCCATCTGCATAAAATCGGGCAAAAACGAAGATGGCCGCAGGCATGGTATTCCTTGCGAAAACCTAATTATTAAAGACAATATTGTTTACCACGGGCACGGTGGTGTAACCGTAGGTAGCGAAATGTCGGGAGGTGTAAGAAATATGCATGTATCAAATTGCACCTTTATGGGAACCGATGTTGGTTTGCGGTTTAAAAGCACGCGCGGGCGCGGCGGTGTTGTTGAGAACATTTTCATTTCTAATGTTTACATGACCAACATTCCAACCAATGCTATTTCATTCAACCTCTATTACGGAGGCCGTTCCATCTCTGAAATGATGGCAGAAGGAGGCATGGAAAAATCAACAGATTTGCTGCCAGTTACCGAAGAAACACCACAGTTTAAAAACATCAAAATCAGTAATATTACCGTAAATGGTGCTAATCAGGCTGTGTTTTTACAAGGATTACCGGAAATGAACCTTGAAAATATTGAGCTCTCCAACCTGGTACTTGATGCCACCAACGGTTTTACGATTATTGATGCCAAGCAGGTTAAAATTAGCGATGTAAAATTGAAAACTAAAAAAACCGGGGCAATGGAAATTTTTAATTGTAAAAATGTGACCATTGCCGGCCTCGACTATAATTATAAAACCAGCGAAGCTATTCAAATCAATGGTCAGGTATGTGAAAATATTTCACTGGAGAATACTGCACCGTCCGTTCAGGAATATACGAGCATTGACCCCGAAGTTAAAGAAGGTACCGTAAAGTTTTAA
- a CDS encoding glycoside hydrolase 43 family protein — translation MQPKIFFTLLILFGSTFFAVSQSQNSKVWIADNGDGTYKNPIIHADYSDPDVVRVGDDYFMTASSFNCAPGLPILHSKDLVNWQLKGYALNPQIPEDVFSIPQHGNGVWAPCIRYHNNEFYIYYPDPDFGIYMIKAKNAEGPWSTPILVKGGKGLIDPSPLWDDDGKVYLTHAFAGSRARVKSVLFVQEMNSEGTSVIGEEVMIFDGHNGHGTIEGPKFYKANGYYYIFAPAGGVSTGWQTVLRSKSVFGPYEIKTVMAQGDTDINGPHQGAWVITQTGEHWFIHFQDKEAYGRIVHLNPMTWKDGWPVIGIDKDGDGVGEPVLSHKKPDVGATYPIVTPPESDEFNGSSLGVQWQWHANKHISYGYPSGNLGFYRINCIVRPEGEDGLWMVPNLLLQKFPAEEFTATTKLSFTSRTNDEEAGFVVMGEDYQYISLQSKNDKLYLRVAKCLQARTGGKEVELHREEFDGKNIFFRVKVEKGALCSFSFSTDGNKFKEVGEKLEAKPGRWIGAKIGYFALRNDITNDSGTVDIDWFRIDK, via the coding sequence ATGCAACCGAAAATCTTTTTTACACTTCTAATTTTATTTGGATCCACATTTTTCGCTGTAAGTCAATCTCAAAATTCAAAAGTTTGGATTGCCGATAATGGAGACGGCACCTATAAAAACCCAATTATCCATGCCGACTATTCCGATCCGGACGTCGTGCGTGTTGGCGACGATTATTTCATGACCGCCTCATCATTTAACTGTGCTCCGGGCTTGCCCATTCTGCACTCAAAAGACCTTGTAAACTGGCAACTAAAAGGTTATGCATTAAATCCTCAAATCCCCGAAGATGTTTTTAGCATACCTCAACACGGAAACGGAGTATGGGCACCCTGCATCCGTTACCATAATAACGAATTTTATATTTATTACCCTGATCCCGATTTTGGCATTTATATGATTAAAGCAAAAAATGCAGAAGGCCCCTGGTCGACACCAATTCTTGTAAAAGGAGGAAAAGGATTAATAGATCCCTCGCCGCTTTGGGACGACGATGGAAAAGTTTACCTCACTCATGCTTTTGCCGGTAGCCGGGCAAGAGTTAAAAGTGTATTGTTTGTGCAGGAAATGAATAGCGAGGGTACTTCCGTTATTGGCGAGGAAGTAATGATTTTTGATGGACATAATGGACATGGAACGATAGAAGGTCCCAAGTTCTATAAAGCAAATGGGTACTATTATATTTTTGCACCAGCCGGAGGAGTTTCAACCGGATGGCAAACTGTGCTTCGCTCAAAAAGTGTTTTTGGTCCTTACGAAATAAAAACAGTAATGGCCCAGGGAGACACTGATATTAATGGTCCGCACCAGGGGGCCTGGGTTATTACCCAAACAGGCGAACATTGGTTTATTCATTTTCAGGACAAAGAAGCCTATGGCCGAATTGTTCATTTAAATCCGATGACATGGAAAGATGGCTGGCCTGTTATTGGCATTGATAAAGACGGAGATGGAGTTGGCGAACCGGTTCTTTCGCATAAAAAGCCCGATGTAGGTGCCACCTACCCTATTGTTACCCCTCCGGAAAGTGACGAGTTTAACGGCAGTTCGCTCGGAGTGCAATGGCAATGGCACGCCAACAAACATATTTCATACGGTTACCCTTCAGGAAATCTGGGCTTTTACCGAATTAACTGTATCGTGCGCCCCGAGGGGGAAGATGGTTTGTGGATGGTGCCCAACCTGCTGCTCCAAAAATTTCCGGCTGAAGAATTTACTGCTACAACAAAACTTTCGTTTACTTCACGCACCAACGATGAAGAAGCTGGTTTTGTAGTAATGGGTGAAGATTACCAATACATTTCGTTGCAAAGCAAAAACGATAAACTTTACCTTCGGGTTGCAAAATGTTTACAGGCACGTACCGGTGGAAAAGAAGTAGAATTACACCGTGAAGAGTTTGATGGTAAAAACATATTTTTTAGAGTAAAAGTGGAAAAAGGAGCCCTGTGCAGTTTTAGTTTCAGTACAGATGGAAATAAATTTAAGGAAGTTGGAGAAAAGCTTGAAGCCAAACCCGGCCGGTGGATTGGAGCCAAAATTGGTTATTTCGCGCTTCGTAATGACATTACAAACGACTCGGGAACTGTAGATATTGACTGGTTTAGAATTGACAAATAG
- a CDS encoding TonB-dependent receptor, whose translation MSDTRVIDVLDEIEEQSEFYFLFNQKLLNVERRVDVNVKNKSIENIMDQLFAKTDVAYEVKDRLIVITTQKTVLDAIDQTGISGKVTDELGMPMPGVTVIVKGTTNGTVTDIDGNYTLPNVKTGDIVAFSFIGMSTQEITIESQTSINVTLKTSSIGLDEVVAIGYGTTNRKEVTGAIGSVKSDNFIDGLPMAPEQILQGKIAGVNVVQASGAPGAASTVRIRGNSSISAGNDPLYVVDGVPLQFGSANNSVNVGSQGGTTPLTSDISNPLNIINPSDIESIDILKDASATAIYGSRGANGVIIITTKNKGRSGDFVSYDGFIGFSSVRENLPFLNASEYRKYANDNDLPFSDAGVDTYWQDEIFRTAITQNHNVSFAGGSTTSNFRASFGYSDEEGVILSSGMKKYTGRVNGVHKAFDGKLDIGINMSYSQIDDDKTPISSSIGNEGGNILKDALRWAPTLPVYNEDGSYYQLGELRINPVSWIDVIDESKSNVFLGNVSLSYQLLESLKLNVDIGTSKETSNRYTSIPDSHPAAESEGGRASISKFQNETILSETNLTYTKQITPNSHLTALIGYSYQRFETENTYTQANQFVSTATKWNLMQSGTILSNTSFKEANRLASYYGRINYKLMERYLLTFTLRRDGSSRFGGNNQWGTFPSGAIAWNIADESFMEDTEVSNLKLRLGYGITGNQELPNYLYAEQLGISGSAIYYMNGQAIPAVLPTNYANPDLKWETTAQSNIGIDFGLFEERISGSIDLYSKKTTDLLLSFSTAAPSVVSTQWANVGEVTNKGIELNLSASVINSGNFTWRTNVNFAKNKNEVVSLSNDTFTREEIRYASGSGVVANGVNIKIIKPGSPLGTFYGKKFTGFDENGLETYLDVDGEDGADEVVIGQVDPDFTFGFNNNFSYKRFDATINFRGVVGNDIYNNTDAEFSYPSSAPGVNVLRSVLSTEASRQQNAEYSSRWLQDGSYLRLDNMSIGYNFDVSTVDFIKNARIYVSGKNLFVITNYTGWDPEVSTRSAGIDYLSYPRPRTFMFGASISF comes from the coding sequence ATGTCAGACACCAGGGTTATCGATGTTCTTGATGAAATTGAAGAACAAAGCGAATTCTACTTTCTCTTTAACCAAAAGTTACTGAATGTGGAACGTCGTGTTGACGTAAATGTAAAAAACAAGTCTATTGAAAATATTATGGACCAGTTATTTGCTAAAACCGATGTAGCCTACGAGGTAAAAGACAGGCTGATAGTAATAACTACGCAAAAAACCGTATTGGATGCCATCGACCAAACTGGCATATCGGGTAAAGTAACCGACGAACTTGGTATGCCAATGCCTGGAGTTACCGTAATAGTTAAAGGGACCACAAACGGTACTGTAACAGACATTGACGGGAATTACACCTTACCCAATGTTAAAACCGGAGACATTGTTGCTTTTTCGTTTATTGGAATGAGCACCCAGGAAATTACCATTGAAAGCCAAACATCGATTAATGTAACCTTAAAAACCAGCTCGATTGGATTAGATGAGGTTGTTGCCATTGGGTATGGAACAACAAACAGAAAAGAGGTAACAGGTGCTATCGGTTCGGTAAAATCCGACAACTTTATTGATGGATTACCAATGGCACCCGAACAAATTCTCCAAGGTAAAATTGCCGGGGTTAATGTTGTTCAGGCAAGTGGTGCTCCTGGAGCTGCTTCTACTGTGCGAATACGTGGTAACAGTTCAATCTCGGCCGGCAACGATCCACTCTACGTGGTCGACGGTGTGCCGCTGCAATTTGGAAGCGCAAACAACAGCGTAAATGTGGGATCGCAAGGCGGCACTACGCCTTTAACCAGCGATATATCAAACCCATTGAATATTATTAACCCTAGCGACATCGAAAGTATTGACATCCTAAAAGATGCTTCGGCCACTGCCATTTATGGTTCAAGGGGTGCAAACGGTGTGATTATAATTACCACCAAAAACAAAGGCCGCTCAGGAGACTTTGTGTCCTACGATGGCTTTATCGGTTTCTCCAGTGTGCGCGAAAACCTACCTTTCTTAAATGCTTCGGAATACCGTAAATATGCCAACGACAACGATCTTCCGTTTTCAGATGCTGGCGTTGATACTTACTGGCAGGATGAAATATTCAGAACGGCTATTACCCAAAATCATAACGTATCGTTTGCAGGCGGTTCAACAACATCAAACTTTAGAGCCTCATTTGGTTACAGCGATGAAGAAGGAGTTATCCTTTCTTCAGGAATGAAGAAGTATACAGGAAGAGTAAATGGTGTGCATAAAGCTTTTGATGGTAAATTAGACATCGGCATTAACATGTCGTACTCGCAAATTGACGATGACAAAACACCAATTTCATCAAGTATTGGCAACGAAGGTGGTAATATTTTGAAAGACGCCTTACGCTGGGCTCCTACCCTGCCGGTTTATAACGAAGATGGCTCGTACTACCAATTGGGAGAGCTAAGAATTAACCCGGTTTCGTGGATTGATGTTATTGATGAATCGAAAAGCAATGTTTTCTTAGGAAATGTTAGTTTATCGTATCAACTATTAGAATCATTAAAACTAAATGTGGATATTGGCACTTCAAAAGAAACCAGTAACCGCTACACTAGTATTCCTGACTCGCACCCAGCTGCTGAATCAGAAGGCGGAAGAGCATCCATCAGCAAATTTCAAAACGAAACGATTCTATCGGAAACCAACCTAACTTACACCAAACAAATAACACCTAATAGCCATCTAACAGCTCTTATTGGTTATTCGTACCAGCGTTTTGAAACGGAGAATACCTATACCCAAGCCAACCAGTTTGTTTCAACAGCTACAAAATGGAACCTGATGCAATCGGGAACAATCCTTTCGAATACATCGTTTAAAGAAGCCAACCGACTGGCCTCCTATTACGGAAGGATTAACTACAAATTAATGGAAAGGTATTTACTGACCTTCACTTTACGCAGAGACGGTTCGAGCCGCTTCGGTGGAAACAACCAATGGGGTACATTCCCTTCGGGAGCTATTGCCTGGAACATTGCCGATGAAAGTTTTATGGAAGATACCGAAGTAAGTAACCTTAAATTGAGATTGGGATACGGGATTACGGGTAATCAGGAACTTCCGAATTATTTATACGCCGAACAATTGGGTATTTCGGGTTCAGCAATATATTACATGAATGGACAAGCAATTCCAGCAGTTTTACCTACAAATTATGCTAACCCAGATTTGAAATGGGAAACAACAGCGCAATCAAACATTGGTATAGACTTTGGATTGTTTGAAGAAAGAATATCTGGTTCGATTGATTTGTACAGCAAGAAAACAACCGATCTTTTATTAAGCTTCTCAACTGCAGCGCCTTCTGTTGTTTCTACACAATGGGCCAATGTGGGTGAGGTTACCAATAAAGGTATTGAGCTGAATTTGAGTGCCAGTGTAATCAACAGCGGTAATTTTACCTGGAGAACCAACGTAAATTTTGCAAAAAATAAAAATGAAGTAGTTTCCCTTTCAAACGACACTTTCACACGAGAAGAAATCAGATATGCTTCCGGATCAGGTGTTGTGGCCAATGGTGTAAACATTAAAATTATAAAACCAGGATCACCTCTTGGAACATTCTACGGTAAAAAATTCACTGGTTTTGATGAAAACGGACTGGAAACCTATTTGGATGTTGATGGTGAAGACGGCGCCGATGAAGTAGTAATTGGCCAGGTAGATCCGGATTTTACCTTTGGATTCAACAATAACTTCAGTTATAAACGATTTGATGCTACTATAAATTTCAGAGGAGTTGTTGGAAACGATATTTACAACAATACCGATGCTGAATTCTCTTATCCTTCCTCTGCCCCGGGTGTAAATGTTCTTCGCTCAGTTTTATCTACGGAAGCCAGTCGTCAGCAAAATGCGGAATATTCATCTCGCTGGTTACAAGACGGCAGTTATCTGCGTTTAGATAATATGAGCATTGGCTATAATTTTGATGTAAGCACCGTAGACTTTATTAAAAATGCCAGAATTTATGTTTCAGGTAAAAACTTATTTGTGATTACCAATTACACGGGTTGGGATCCTGAAGTTAGTACACGCTCTGCCGGTATCGACTACTTATCGTACCCACGACCAAGAACATTTATGTTTGGTGCAAGTATTTCATTTTAA
- a CDS encoding pectinesterase family protein, translating into MRQFLTIFLLIFIVPFMATAWDFVVAKDGSGDFKTVQEAIDAVPDFRKNRTSIFIKKGTYKEKLVLPTSKTQVSFVGEDLEKTILTYDDYASKKNCFGEELGTTGSSSFFIFGEGFTADNVTFENSAGPVGQAVAVRIESDKVAFTNCRFLGNQDTLYPHGKNSRQYYKNCYIEGTVDFIFGWSTAVFDECTLFCKDHGYITAPSTEEDTEFGLIFLDCNITGNAPEQSFYLGRPWRPYGKAVFINCNLGAHIKPEGWHNWRDPAKEKTAFFAEYKNTGKGAQSSKRVAWSHQLSDEEAKKYTPKNILGEWISEFEKIKNL; encoded by the coding sequence ATGAGACAATTCCTTACAATATTTCTCTTAATTTTTATTGTTCCTTTTATGGCAACTGCCTGGGATTTTGTTGTTGCCAAGGATGGAAGCGGCGACTTTAAAACCGTACAGGAAGCGATTGATGCTGTACCGGATTTTAGAAAAAATCGAACAAGTATTTTTATAAAAAAAGGAACCTACAAAGAAAAACTGGTTTTACCCACCAGCAAAACACAGGTATCGTTTGTTGGCGAAGACCTGGAAAAAACCATTCTTACCTACGATGACTATGCCAGCAAAAAAAATTGCTTTGGCGAAGAACTCGGTACAACCGGCTCTTCATCATTTTTTATTTTCGGAGAAGGGTTTACTGCTGATAACGTGACTTTTGAGAACTCCGCCGGACCGGTTGGGCAAGCAGTTGCCGTGCGTATTGAAAGCGACAAAGTGGCTTTTACCAATTGCCGATTTTTAGGTAACCAGGATACCTTGTACCCACACGGAAAAAACAGTCGCCAGTACTACAAAAACTGTTATATTGAAGGAACCGTTGATTTTATTTTTGGCTGGTCTACTGCCGTTTTTGATGAATGTACCCTATTTTGCAAAGACCATGGATACATTACCGCTCCATCAACAGAAGAAGACACCGAGTTTGGCCTGATATTTTTAGATTGTAATATTACGGGCAATGCACCTGAACAGTCGTTTTACCTCGGTCGTCCGTGGCGCCCTTACGGAAAAGCAGTTTTTATTAACTGTAACTTAGGGGCACACATAAAACCCGAAGGATGGCACAACTGGCGCGACCCGGCCAAAGAAAAAACCGCATTTTTTGCAGAATACAAAAATACCGGTAAAGGAGCCCAAAGTAGCAAAAGAGTGGCATGGTCGCATCAACTAAGTGATGAAGAAGCGAAAAAATACACCCCAAAAAATATACTGGGCGAATGGATATCAGAATTTGAAAAAATCAAAAATTTATAA
- a CDS encoding rhamnogalacturonan acetylesterase, whose translation MKKILFLFCVTSILFVGCEQEKEIAVFCIGDSTMADKAAEAYPEHGWCMVIDEYFNSSVKVKNHAKNGRSSKSFIDEGRWQTVLNSLQPGDYVFIQFGHNDQKAYDSTRYTVPFGSYSDNLRKFVTESREKKATPILFTSIVRRKFGANGQLSDTHGDYPVATRKVAAELNVPLIDLQKLTEEWVNNLGDEASKEMYMWTNITTERFKEPRTDDTHLSDQGAHKVAELATTALANQVPELAHKLK comes from the coding sequence ATGAAAAAAATACTGTTCCTTTTTTGCGTAACGTCTATCTTGTTTGTTGGCTGTGAGCAGGAAAAAGAAATAGCAGTTTTTTGCATAGGCGATTCTACCATGGCTGACAAAGCTGCTGAAGCATACCCGGAACATGGATGGTGCATGGTAATCGATGAATATTTTAACAGTTCGGTAAAAGTAAAAAACCATGCAAAAAATGGCCGAAGCAGTAAAAGTTTTATTGACGAGGGCCGCTGGCAAACCGTTTTAAACAGCCTGCAACCCGGCGATTATGTTTTTATTCAATTCGGACACAACGATCAAAAGGCTTACGATTCAACCCGATATACCGTTCCTTTTGGCTCTTATTCCGATAATCTGCGAAAGTTTGTTACAGAATCACGCGAGAAAAAAGCCACTCCAATTTTGTTTACCTCCATTGTAAGACGAAAATTTGGAGCAAATGGGCAACTAAGCGATACACATGGAGACTACCCGGTTGCCACGCGAAAAGTGGCTGCCGAGCTAAACGTTCCTTTGATTGATCTTCAAAAGCTTACTGAAGAATGGGTAAATAATTTAGGAGATGAAGCGTCAAAGGAAATGTACATGTGGACCAACATAACCACAGAACGTTTTAAAGAACCGCGTACAGATGATACCCATTTATCTGACCAAGGGGCTCATAAGGTTGCAGAACTTGCGACAACCGCATTGGCAAATCAAGTTCCTGAACTGGCACACAAATTAAAATGA
- a CDS encoding FecR domain-containing protein: MDFKPEILRRYFKGEYSRKDYLWVKSVFSDPREQKFLKEELENHWFEFNDEEIESKNVDHLLQQIHQKINSDQTKSHKITFFSSWRQIAAILVVQLLLTFIATYYFQTHKQASQTTYAELQCPMGARIKFDLPDGSTGFLNSGSSIKYPVLFTENRNIELVGEAWFDVLHDTENPFTVKTQNLSIEVLGTEFNVIAFENENTEEVILADGSVKVASVHGQKLSVLKPDERLVLDASKMTFAQDEIDASQYLAWTEGMLVFRNENMEQVAKRMGRWYNVEIEITDQRLLEHSFRATFIDEPLEEVLKLLAKTAPLCYTIIEREQTNNNIYLKKRVELRFDKQRANAF, encoded by the coding sequence ATGGATTTCAAACCTGAAATACTACGTCGCTATTTTAAAGGCGAATATTCAAGGAAAGATTATTTGTGGGTAAAATCTGTCTTTTCCGATCCACGAGAACAGAAATTCTTAAAAGAAGAACTGGAGAATCATTGGTTTGAATTTAACGACGAAGAAATAGAAAGTAAAAATGTTGATCATTTATTACAGCAAATACACCAGAAAATTAATTCCGACCAAACAAAATCGCACAAAATAACTTTCTTTTCATCCTGGCGCCAAATCGCAGCTATTTTGGTTGTGCAATTACTACTTACATTTATAGCTACCTACTATTTTCAAACGCACAAACAAGCCAGCCAAACTACCTATGCCGAATTACAGTGCCCAATGGGTGCCCGAATAAAATTTGATCTCCCTGACGGATCAACGGGCTTTTTAAATAGTGGGTCATCTATTAAATACCCTGTTTTATTTACCGAAAACCGTAATATTGAACTTGTGGGCGAAGCTTGGTTTGACGTTCTGCACGACACCGAAAATCCGTTTACAGTAAAAACCCAAAACCTTTCGATTGAAGTGTTGGGAACCGAATTTAATGTTATAGCTTTTGAAAACGAAAATACCGAAGAAGTAATATTAGCCGATGGAAGCGTTAAAGTGGCATCGGTTCACGGCCAAAAACTTTCTGTACTAAAACCTGATGAACGCCTTGTTCTAGATGCCTCAAAAATGACCTTCGCCCAGGATGAGATTGATGCCTCGCAATACCTGGCATGGACCGAAGGAATGCTGGTGTTTAGAAACGAAAACATGGAACAAGTGGCCAAACGTATGGGCCGTTGGTACAATGTTGAAATAGAAATTACTGATCAGAGACTACTTGAACATTCATTCAGAGCAACTTTTATTGACGAACCTTTAGAAGAAGTTTTAAAACTTTTGGCAAAGACAGCTCCCTTGTGTTATACCATCATCGAGCGGGAACAAACCAATAACAATATATACCTAAAAAAAAGAGTTGAACTGCGGTTCGACAAACAACGTGCAAATGCTTTTTAA
- a CDS encoding RNA polymerase sigma-70 factor, translated as MTNDSSNNEKILVKRLKNGEVQAFNTLYSIYGARLFAFTNGYLKSNFDSEEIVQEAFIIIWRKRSNLNPDLSFKSYLFKIAYHLILETFNKINKREAFKHTLLEENAVTVNNFDERLDYQMLLKKVDTIINQLPPRQRDIFILRKKEGVSIKEIARQLNISPKTTENHISEALKRIKKSLSDENLSSLLFFTVLISK; from the coding sequence TTGACTAACGACAGTAGTAACAATGAAAAAATTCTGGTAAAAAGGTTAAAAAACGGAGAAGTACAAGCTTTTAACACACTCTATTCCATTTACGGGGCGCGCCTTTTTGCATTTACCAATGGTTATCTGAAATCAAATTTCGATTCAGAAGAAATAGTTCAGGAAGCTTTTATTATTATCTGGCGTAAACGATCTAACCTGAATCCCGACTTATCGTTTAAAAGTTATTTGTTCAAAATTGCTTACCACCTTATTCTTGAAACTTTCAATAAAATTAATAAAAGAGAAGCCTTTAAACATACGCTGCTCGAAGAGAATGCAGTGACAGTAAACAACTTTGATGAGCGCCTTGATTATCAAATGTTGCTGAAAAAAGTAGATACAATCATCAACCAGTTACCTCCCCGCCAACGCGATATTTTTATCCTTCGAAAAAAAGAAGGCGTTTCGATAAAAGAAATTGCACGGCAACTTAACATCAGCCCAAAAACCACAGAAAACCATATTAGTGAGGCACTTAAAAGAATTAAAAAATCGTTGTCCGACGAAAATCTATCGTCTTTGCTGTTCTTCACTGTCCTCATCTCAAAATAA